AAGCTTCTCTTCAAACTGCTTCTCCCCAGTAGAGCATCCTTGTTGACGCCCTCCTGAATCATTCTCATATTCCTTGCTGTCCTACAATTTCACATATTTGCCAACCACTTACCTCTCTGGTTTCCCCATGTGGTTGTGTCGttatgtcattatttttaattactctCAGCTCATAAATAGTCCAGTTTCCCCAGGAGCAGAGTCAAAGAGCTGATATTCTTTGGCACATTATAAGACACCgaggaaaacagaaaactcaTCATGGACACCTTGGGAAAGGTAAGTGCTACTTTTCAAATAGGTCTATATCATCTTTATTACTTATCCAAAAAGTACACTTTGAaacaaaattaagacattttctCCAAACAGGTTGTCAAAGATTTTCGTGGATACTACTCAATGTTTTCCCATCTATGAAAACTCATGCACTACTGTTaggaaaataaattgaaagaaacTTACTGGGTGATAGTTTGATAATGTATTAAATGCCTTAAAAATGCGCCTATCATTTAACAAAGCAATTCATTCCAAGGAGATAATTATGCtgcttttagttatttatttagtcGGTTTCCTAGTATTAGATGTTATGTTCCTTCCAGTGTCATACTCTTAAAAACAATgcttcattttctccacatcctcaacagcatttattgtttgtaggtttcTTATTACGGCCGTTCTGACCGGTATGAGATGGGGTGGGAGACAAGAGGGAAGTCCCACAGGGAGGGACATGTGTATACTTGAGGCTGAGTCCTGCTGGTGTTCGACAGAAGCCAGcaaatgttgtaaagcaattattctccaataaaagtttttttaaaaaatgcttcagtTAATCTgtttataaaatcttaaaaatgctGATAGTTGGGTACTGGGCTTGAAGTTTCCCCTCCTTTACACTtatctgagttttccaagtttttgcCTTGAGTGTGTATCGCTTCTGAAATAGGAGAAGTTTTCCATAAAGTATATAATTTTACTTGCTTTTATTTGAACTTCTTTTGTGgcattttccccttttctttgtgTTACAAGACATGTATTATCTCCTCGATTGATTTCTAAGTTTCTCGAAGACGTAATTTACTCAGCTCATAATGTCTTACAGTTACTAGTGCACTAAACTTGCCAATGAAACACCAATAAAATTATGAAGGACTCTAGTACCAccagatattaaaaatatcaaaaagttaTTCACTGAGGTGTCAGTGCAAGAATAGACAGTAAGATAGATTTATGTTTCCAAAAAGAAACTTGTAAATTGAAGAACTTATATAGTAAAGGTGCTAATTTaagtataaatgaaagaaaaattcatcAGGAGTTCATGCTGAGACAATTCACTTAGATTCTATAAATTTATATTACCCAAAATAATTTGAGGTAGATTTaagagttaaatatttaaaaatcaaactataaaactctagaAATAGGGTGACAAATGGTCTCTATATggagagaaagtgaaggacagggaagcctggcgtgctgccgtgttcacagggtcgcaaagaaccaacacgactgagtgactgaacgacaagaATGGAGAGAATTCTCAAAGCGCAGAAATGGattaaataataaaggaaaacatatttttatgagtcaaaattttaaaatgtgtgtgttatgcatgtatatatgaacatatagcttcataaaaaataaaggtcAAAAATCAAGACGGAAAAATCATATATGACAAGTTAGTAGACTGCCAGTCACTCCTTTTATGTGTAAACAGATCAAATGATTAGTAAAAAAAATACCAAGATGCAAGTGGATGCTTATGCAAAATATAGGAACCAAACACtccacatacacaaaaaatatgtatgactaacataaacataaaaaatttcaacattcttaatattgaaaaatactaataaaaataaatagctagcTTTTTCTGACAGTCACTTTGTTTTTAATGACCACAGTCAATGCTAATGAGAGTAGGAAAAATGATGACATAGATATTGCTTTATAGTTCAAGGAGTTGTGCCAAATCATTCAAACTTTCTGGAGAGTTAGTTAGAAATCAGTTTCACTCTAACCATGTCTCTATCCTTCCCCTAGTAATTCTTACTTAAGGAAACCAGGCAAGTCAAAGTTATAAACAATATACATTATAATGGtcaaaacaaaggaaatgatTCTTTTGATTAAGGTAGTTGCTGATTAAGAATATTTGGATATATTCAAATGATGAAATATAAAACagctatttaaaattataaagcattttgaaatcatgagaaaacattttAGAACAAGCAAACAGTAAATGTTCAATATATGGTGGCTTTCACTGGCAAAAAACACAACCCTAAAATGTGAAACTGCTCATAAGACATGATCTCTaccatataaaaattattttaagagacTCAAAAGAAATATGCTAAAATTTTACCAGCTTATGTCTGAAATTGcaatgatcttttttcttttttgtgtgattttcttATTGGTACAAATTGCAGCAAGTTAGTGTCATTTGTATGATCAGAAGTTAAATGTTATCGCTAAATGATGTCATCTTATTGTCCTTGTGTCAACAGACAATCACATGCCTGGCAGCCATTGCCTGGAAAAAGAACTCTCTTTCACTTGAGAAAGTGGAGGTTGAGCCACCAAAGGCTGGGGAAGTTCGTATTAAGGTAAATTTAAATCTTTGAACTTGTACTTGTGAAGGCAAGTGTAAGGAAATCTTATTTCATGTATCAAAGTTGTTCCCAGTGTTCCAGCACTCCCACTACTGATACTGAAACAGCTAGTCAGTATCCCTGCCTGTATGCTTTCTGGCTGAATTCCAGGCAGAGCAGTAATACAGTGGCTATGCTACAGGAAATGTTTCATTTCTATGATCAATATGAGTGGATTGAGTCTATCCACAGACAAGAAAACTTAGGCTATTAACTGAGAAGTTTTAAAACTTCTCAATGCCAATTAAATCTTGCAGCAGTTAAACTCATTTTACATTACTAACTTAATGTTTTCAATATGCTAGTTTAAAATCAGTTTTCCCAGAGGATTGGGAAAACATTCCACAATACTGGGCTAAAATGTTTGGTTTCTCAATGGTGATGCTATGGATACGTGGTCAAAAATCCTTCATTGGATAGAATAGACTCTAATATTGCAAACTAGTTGATGACATAGGGTGTACAGAGTCGATTTCAAAAGACCTAGTTTATTTCCAGATCTGAACGTGCACCATGAGAGTGGGCGAGTCATTTTAAATCTTCGAATCTTCCTTTTCCACATCtttaagtgagtgaagtcgctcagtcgtttccgactctttgtgaccccgtggactgtagcctaccaggctcctccatccatgggattctccaggcaagaatactggagtgggttaccgtttccttctccaggggatcttcccgactcagggatcgaacctcctgagccaggggtcgaacccgggtctccctcattggaggcagacgctttaacctctgagccaccagagtaaTTAGACCTGCCCTGTGTTTCTCTGAATATTATTATAGGGATCAAATGAGGTCATTCatgtaaaaaaattattcataataagtctcagacaaaagaaaaattccCAACTAATTTATCCTTGGCCACTTAATTCCTACCCAGATGACATCTACAGGGATCTGTGGTTCTGATGATCATACTATAAAAGGAATAATCACAGTGAAGTATCCCTTCATCCCAGGCCATGAAGGAGCTGGAATTGTGGAGAGTATTGGCGAAGGAGTGAGCTCAGTGAAACCAGGTAGGAAATGGGCCACAAAAACCTCTGCACAAACAACCCACCACCAAAATGCATTAGCATATTTACAGGAGAAATAAGTTGGTTTGCCTCTAAATTGTTTTGCCTAATCACATATCGTGGTAGTAAATGTATCCAGTGATTCCAAGGGTCACACAGTTTCTCCACTGTCAGCGCTAGCAATCCAGAGTGTCAGTGCCTGAGCCAAGTAACTAGTTGAGATAGGACCAGTGTACTTCTAAATAGATTATAATCTCCTAGGAGCAGAGGCTGCTTGTATTATTtccaaacaaacaataaaactatATTATAAACATTAAGCTTGCTAAGTCACTAGATTTTAATTGTTACTGAAActaaaagaaattataattacATGACACAATAGAAGTgttagctaaaaaataaaaaataaaagaagtgttAGCTAATATGAAAATGGCAATCATATTgcaatataaatgtatcaaatcaatatAAACTTACACACAATTTTGTTTATCAAATATATGTCAGTAAAAACTTTTTTCTAATGAATTATTTGTCAGCAGAAAGGGAAATTTTATAATCTGGCAAGTTAATTTATTCCGACATAACTGCAGAATTCacagtttccttttttattgaaatacagttgacacacacacaatactatGCTACAGGAATTTCttagcaatccagtggttaggactccatgctgtcCTGTCAAcagcctgggttcaatgcctgattggggaattaagatcctataagcctatacaaatacatataagtatgtgtgtatcagttcagttcaattcagtcactcagttgtgtccaatattttgggaccccatggactatagcatgccaggcttccctgtccatctccagctcccagagcttgctcaaattcaagccCATCAAattcatgccatccaaccatctcatcctctgccatccaaccatgtcatcttctgttgtccccttctcctcctgccttcaatctttcccatcatcagggtcttatccaatgagtcagttctttgcatcaggtggcaaaagtattggccacagcttcagcatcagtcttccaatgaatattcaggactgatttcctttaggatggactggtttgatctccttgcagtccaaggaactctcaagagtcttctccaacactacagttcaaaaccatcaattcttcggcactcaactttccttatagcccaactatcacatccatatgtgactactggaaaaaccatagctttgactagatggacctctgttgacaaagtaatgtctctgctttttaatattctgtctaggtgggtcatagcttttcttccaaggagcaagcatcttttaatttcatggctgcagtcaccatctgcagtgattttggagcccaagaaaataaagtctgtcactatttccattgtttctccacctatttgccatgaaatgatgggaccaggtgccatgatctgaatttttgaatgctgagctttaagccagcttttttcacttttctctttctctgtcatcaagaggctctttagttcctcttcactttctgccataagggtggtatcatctgcatatctgaggttattgatatttctcccagcaatcttgattccagcttgtgcttcatccaacctggcatttcacatgatgtactctgcatttaaattagataagcagggtgacaatatacagccttgatgtacttctttcccgatttggaaccagtctgttgttccatgtccagttctaactgttgcttcctgacctgcatacatatgtctcaggaggcaggtaaaatagtctggtattcccatctctttaagaatttcccacagtttgttgtgatctacacagtcaaaagttttagcataatcaataaagcagaagtagatgtttttctggaattctcttgctttttctatgatccaacgaatgttggcattttgatctctggttcctcagacTGTGTTCATTAATTCTCTTCACCTTCCCAGCCTGTAACCCTGGGTCCCAGGAGGGTTAATTATTGGACCTACACATAATCAGTATGCTCTCTAGAACTGTGCAACCTAAAAAACCACCCTCTGTAGTAAGCGCTCCAGGAGCAGCCTCTCTCTGCAGAAAGAAAGCTATTCCTTTTACTCTCTGAACTGAGAATATCTTGAACCACAGCCCCCTAAAGAAAACATGTCATAGACCTGCTGTGGGTCTATGTGCCATCATGGGGCAGGTAGGCTCAATAGAAAGGTCTCTGCTGTTATCCAGCTTCAGGCAGGTAACGACCTCTGCGGACATAAATCTCTCAAAGGAAAACCAAAAGGTTAGAATAGATGACATCTCTAAGGGTCATTCCcagttttattagtttatttCCAGAGTAAAAGCAGACCTACAATTATCTATCCAGCAAGGAATATCCCCATATTTCCATCATTTGTCCAAAATAATAATGGGATTTCTGAAACCAGGTTATAGGATTTTTCCTCCAAAATAGCCATGGGATATGTTATACTTGTCATAATCTGTCCGCAGCAAGTTATCAAATCATTCAATGAAGTTTTTATCACCGCACTATTGtgtttcaataatattttaaactaatgattttttttccctatatatAGGAGATAAAGTCCTCACACTTCCTCTTCCACAGTGTAGAGAATGCAGCGCCTGCTTGCATCCCAAGGGAAACTTCTGTGAGAAGCAAGAGTTAGTAGATTTGCCCATCTTTTGTTTATCTTGTCACTTTTTATTAAATCGCTTATATTGTGCAAGCACTGACCTGGAGCTAAAGGTGTTCATTTCTCTCCTTACAACTCTGTGTTTCTGGGTTGCTGCTGTGCCCGTCCGTGTCATGGCTGAACAGCCTTCTGCCCTCTTCTGGATTAATGCTGGATGGTACAAGCAGGTTTacctgcaaaggagaaaagatctACCACTGTTTCCGCGCAAGTACATTCACCGAATATACTGTTGTGCCTGAGATTTCGGTGGTAAAAATTGATGCTGCTGCTCCCATGGATAAAATTTGTATCATAAGCTGTGAGGTGCCTACAGGATACGGGGCTGCTGTTCACTCTGCCCAGGTGAGGAAAACAGCTGTGTGTTAGTATGTTACAGTGATCTGCcgagaaaacataaaaacaagaCCAAAACAGTCCAAATGTTTCAACTGGGGTCTATAGTTCCAAAAGCCTCaatggttgtttttgtttgttttcttaattatacAAGTGTCCAGATGTGATTCCTAACACAAACATGACTTGTGAATTTGTAGGTCACTCCTGGTTCTACCTGTGTGGTCTTTGGACTTGGAGGAATCGGCTCAGCTATTGTCATGGGCTGTAAAGCCTCTGGTGCTTCTAGAATCATTGGAGTTGATATCAACGAGGAAAAATTTCCTCGGGCAAAAGCATTAGGGGTCACAGATTTTCTCAACCCTTCGAATCTCAAGAAGCCCGTCCAGGAGGTGGTCAAGGAGATGACAGGCACCGGTGTTGACTTTGCCTTTGAGGCCATCGGACTCACAGAAACCATGGTGTGTGGGTTCGGGTCACAGTGAGTAGAAGCAGATCTGTAGGTTTGGTTCTAGACCAGCACAATTAAGTGAACATTGTAATAAAATGAGTcaagtaattttctggttttccaCCAcacataaaaattacatttatactatactgtagtctattagtATGCAATAGCATTTTGTCTAAGAAAAAACAATGTACAcaccttaattttaaaacagtttattgctaaaatatgctaatcatctgagccttcagtgagagtgattatcttttttaatagtaacaaagatcactgattacatatcataataagaaatataatagtgaaaatgtttgaaatactgtgagaattaccaaatgTGACACagacaaaaaagaagcaaatgctgttggaaaaaatgtGCTGATAGACTTACTcaacacagggttgccacaaaccttcaatctgtaaaaaatgcaatatctgcaaaatggaaaacaCAGTAAAATGAATTTTGTCTATAGATGCTTGCTTAGTGGGTGGGAACACACTATGTATAAAACTCCCCTGAACACATGTTTTGGACCTGTGGACCCCAAACCTAAAAATGGAATGTATAGTCACTCTAAAATAtccatcttaaaaataaaagcaatatatacTTTAAAGATATGATACTATAATATATGAAGTTTAAATAAGCACTATTTCCTTTCCTGTAGTCCTAGCTCTTTATCCACGaacatgtttttatatttaagtatCAACATTATGTAATTCACATATGATATTCTTGTGTGTTCTGTTTCAGAACCATtcatcatttgaaaaatgagCCTATGCACCAGTATGTTAAGTTCAGGGAGAATAAAGTAGACCCTACACTCTTGGAACTGACAGAATAGAGGAAAGAATTAGGCATTCGATTCATTTCAGAGTGTATCTAACGTACATGATCAAAGGGTGAAGGAAGTAGATGCACTGATGTAACAGGAAAGAGACAGGCAAAATGCAGGAAGGGGAGAGATAGAAGGTTAAGaaccagaaaagaagtaaaatagatTGACCTGAAGTATACTCTACACCCTTaaaaaactggatttttttttaatgaagcttcacacacacatatgtatatatttgttttgtttaaatataaatgaactaaACAGTGTCATACAAGTGAGAAGGTCAGGCAAAGAATAATAGTGTGTGTGGTCTTTGAAGTGGCaggtaattttattaaataaacacacagtacttactctgtgccagataACATTGTAAATGTTTTAATCACTTAAGCCTTATAACAAATCTATGACATAGGTGGTATTATTCTTCTTTTTACAAATAGACAtagggaggttaagtaacttgcctaaagtcacacggCAGCAGGGTCTTTGCCACTTTACTCTAAACTCTTTACCACTAAACTCTACTGGTTCTCTAATGGGATTCCATCACTGGCAGTGTTGAAAGCTGAGCTCAAAGTAAGTAGCATCTGcccaggaaaaggtctgaaatctAGGAATCCACAATTCCTTCCAACACTGCAGATAGTTGCTACTTACATATGGGCATCTACTTACAGTCATTATTCTCATTATCAGGTTGCTGCTTGGGACTCCTGCAACCTGAGCCATGGTGTCTGTATAATCACTGGGGTGTCTGCACCAAATTTAAAGTTTTCCCTTTCTGGTCAAACAGTTTTCACTGGACGGACACTGAAGGGTGCGTGTTTAGGAGGTAAGTCAGTTGCTTTTGCTTTCACGAAACCTCTTTCAACTTTGTcagtttagctcagttcagtcactcagtcttgtccaactctttgcgatcccatgaatcgcagcacgccaggcctccctgtccatcaccaactcccagagtttactcaaactcatgcccatcaagtcggtgatgccatccagccatctcatcctctgtcgtccccttctcctcctgcccccaatccttcccagcatcaaggacttttccaatgagt
The nucleotide sequence above comes from Cervus elaphus chromosome 17, mCerEla1.1, whole genome shotgun sequence. Encoded proteins:
- the LOC122673434 gene encoding alcohol dehydrogenase 1-like; this encodes MDTLGKTITCLAAIAWKKNSLSLEKVEVEPPKAGEVRIKMTSTGICGSDDHTIKGIITVKYPFIPGHEGAGIVESIGEGVSSVKPGDKVLTLPLPQCRECSACLHPKGNFCEKQDLLPSSGLMLDGTSRFTCKGEKIYHCFRASTFTEYTVVPEISVVKIDAAAPMDKICIISCEVPTGYGAAVHSAQVTPGSTCVVFGLGGIGSAIVMGCKASGASRIIGVDINEEKFPRAKALGVTDFLNPSNLKKPVQEVVKEMTGTGVDFAFEAIGLTETMVAAWDSCNLSHGVCIITGVSAPNLKFSLSGQTVFTGRTLKGACLGDYKTRDCFPQLVTAYLQNKINIDPLITHQLPFDQLHKAFEVYHAGKTIRCVLLF